In Candidatus Paceibacterota bacterium, the sequence GTGGGTTCGCTTCGACGACCGCGAAGAACCGGTGTTTGGAACTGTTGTGCTTAGCAATGGCGTCGTTTCCGTGGGCGGAGCGGAGGAGCTAACCTCGCCCCGGGACCGGGTTCTCGGTATTACCCCTGCCGGCAGCAAGGGGATAAGCTACTGGTCCGGCAACCTGAGCGTCGGGCTGAGCCTCCAGTCCGGCAACAACCGCATCACTACGCTGAGTACCAGTGCCGAGCTGGCCCGGCGAACGCCTAACACGGACCTGGTATTCGACTACCTGGGAAATTACAGCGAGGCTAACGGAATTCAGAACGCCAACAACCAGCGTGCGAGTCTGACCTACGATGTGCGGCTGGATCGTCACTGGTTCGTTCGCCCCGGCTCGATCGAATACTACCACGACCCTGTTGCCAACATCTCGCTGCGAGGGACGGCCATGGTAGGTGGCGGTTACTACATCTTCGACCGTTCGGGCCTGACATGGAACGTGGCTGCAGGTCCCGCCGCCCAGTACACCAGATTTGAGCAGGTGGAGACCGGTCAGTCGGAAAGCGCCACAACGCCCGCCGCCTTCGTGTCGACGAGTTTCAAGGTGGACATCTCCCGGCGCCTGACTCTGAGCGAGAAACTACAAAGCATCTTCACAAAAGAGGAGGCCGGGCAGTATACCCATCACTCAGTCACCAGCCTCGAGTTCAAGATCAAGCGGCACCTGGACCTGGACGTTTCCTTTGTCTGGGAATACCTGCACAAGCCCGCGATGGAATCCAACGGCGACCTCCCCCAGAATAGCGATTTCTACCTCACGCTGGGACTGGGACTAAGGTTCTAGCGTCGCCTCTGAGCCCTCCGTCTTCTTCGCGACCACCAACACGAGCCGCAAAACACGATGC encodes:
- a CDS encoding DUF481 domain-containing protein, giving the protein MKVHRVAVVTIWLLLTWAASASESDAAAASPGEVKVPTMNHADVLVTAEGERFVGRIIAETPGTVVFESKVAGRLTLSRAQVRELQRQSASEPVSVLPLTNQPPLGTNPLSTFSSPTSTNAWLPPSLGHDNPDWIQLKSGSWLSGRFKYLQDRTVEFDNDELDEQSFRLKDIRQIRPAEPAWVRFDDREEPVFGTVVLSNGVVSVGGAEELTSPRDRVLGITPAGSKGISYWSGNLSVGLSLQSGNNRITTLSTSAELARRTPNTDLVFDYLGNYSEANGIQNANNQRASLTYDVRLDRHWFVRPGSIEYYHDPVANISLRGTAMVGGGYYIFDRSGLTWNVAAGPAAQYTRFEQVETGQSESATTPAAFVSTSFKVDISRRLTLSEKLQSIFTKEEAGQYTHHSVTSLEFKIKRHLDLDVSFVWEYLHKPAMESNGDLPQNSDFYLTLGLGLRF